Genomic window (Bradyrhizobium sp. 186):
CGCCCGATCCTTCCAGCGTGCCGGCCGCCGTGGTGATCGTGATCGCGCGCAGCCGCGCAACGTCGTCGCCGCAACCGGCCGCAAACCGCAGCCGCGAGCCGTCCGGCTCGACCAGGAACACGGCGACAGCCATGAAGTCCCCGCTCGAAAACCCGGCGTCGCAGACCTTTTGGTACAGCTCGTCCGGCGATTTCGCGTAGAGGATCGCTTCGTTAATGGCGCTCAACGCTGCAAAGGTGCGCGCGAGGGTCGTCTGCACGATCTCAACTCCCGGGCATTTCTGCCTCTTTATCCCGGATACCGTTATGAACGGCGATCGCCTAAGTGGCCGTTATTGAGTTCCGCAAACCGTCAATCAGAGTGAACGAGCTGCGAACAGGAGGCTGCAAACTGTCGAAAACCCTGCCGCGTGGGATGCCCGGACGGATGGCGCCTTCGACGAAAGGCGCGTTCTCTTTACAAATTTGCAGCCCTGTATTGGTTTACGGGAGATTGATATCGCACCCGTGCTTTGAGACGATGGCACCCAACAACCAGCGCCCGCCAAGGGCGATGACCGGGGAAACGCCATGCCGATCGTCAAGGCCGACCGCCTCACGCGCATCAGTGCCGCGCTGCTCCGCGCCGCCGGGGCCTCCGAGGAAGAAGCCGACGCGGTCGCCATCGGCTGCGTCAACGCCAACCTCGCCGGCCACGACTCCCACGGCGTGATCGCAATTCCAACCTACATCGACCGTATCAAGGCCGGGCACATCGTGCCCGGCGCGAAATGGACCATCGTCCAGGAATCACTGACCACGACCGTGATCGACGGCCATTGGGGTTTTGGCTTCCACGTCAACGCCAAGGCGATGGCACTGACGATCGAGAAGGCGAAGACGGCGAATCTCGCCGCCTGCACCGTGTTCCGGCAGAGCCATGTCGGCCGTCTCGCCGCCTATCCGCTGATGGCGATGCGCGAAGGCATGATCGGCATCGCAACGGCCGATTCCGGCCGCTCGCCAAAACACGTGGCGCCGTTCGGCGGCAAGGAGGCGCGGCTCGGCACCAACCCGATCTCGATCGCGGTGCCGTCCGATCTCGATACGCCGTTCTATCTGGACATGGCAACCTCGGCGGTGGCGGCCGGCAAGATCCAGCTCGCGGTGGCCCGCGGCGAGGAGATTCCCAACGGATGGATCATCGATGCCGAGGGACGGCACACCACCGATCCGACCCAATACCGCAAGGGCGGCGCGCTGCTGCCGCTCGGCGGCAGCGAGGGCTACAAGGGCAGCGGCCTGGCCGCGATGGTCGAGGTGCTCTGCGGCCTGCTCACCGGTCTCGGCTTTGGGGTCGAGCCGACCGGCCGGCACAATGACGGATGCTTCATGGCGGTGTTCAACGTCGCGGCGTTCCGCCCGCTGAAGGAGTTCAAGCGTGAGGTCGCGGAATTCGCGCGGTACCTGAAATCGACGCCTCTGTCCGAGGGCAGCAAGGGCGTGTTCTATCCCGGCGAGGTCGAGGGCTTACGCGAGCAGCAGCGGCTTCGCGACGGCATCGAGATCGAGGACGCGACCTGGGAGAAGATGCGCGCGCTGGTGCGCGACTACAGGCTCGACACCGTGCTCGATCTGGCCTGACGGGATTTGGAGAACAGCAGCATGACGCGGCAGATGGTACTTGTCGGCTTCCTCCAGGCGCAGAACTGCACCAATCTGCCGAGCTCCTGGCGGCATCCGGACTCGCGCGACGATTCGATGTCGGCCGACTACTATCAGGAGATCGCGCGCATCCTGGAAGCTGGCAAATTCCACATGGCGTTCTTCGACGATCGCCTGGCGATGCCGGACCGCTACGGCAACGACCACGCCCACACCGTCGAATACGGCATCCGCTGCGTGAAGATGGATCCGCTGATCGTGCTGACCACGATGGGCCTGGTCACCGACAAGCTCGGCCTCGGCGCGACGTGTTCGACCACCTACTACGAGCCGTTTGACGTCGCCCGGCGCTTCGCGACACTCGACCTGATGTCGGGCGGACGTGCGGGCTGGAACGTCGTCACCTCGCTCAATGACGGCGAGGCGTTCAACATGGGCCGGGATTCACATCCCGAGCATGACGCCCGCTACGACCGCGCCGACGAATTCATGGAGGTCGTGCTCGGCCATTGGGACACCTGGGAGGACGGCGCGCTCATCATGGACAAGCAAAGCGGCCGCTTCGCCGATCCAACCAAGGTGAAGCGGCTCGATCACAAGGGGCCGGCCTTCAAGTCGCGCGGACCGTTCACCGTGCCGCGCTCGGACCAGGGCCATCCTGTGATCATCCAGGCCGGCGCGTCCGGCCGCGGCCAGCGCTTTGCCGGGCGATGGGCCGAGGTGATCTTCACCGCCTCGCGCAATCTTGCGAGTGCGAGAGAAGGCTACGCGGCCGTGCGAAACGAGGCCGCCAAGGCTGACCGCGATCCCGACCAGATGTTCCTCTGCAACCTGACCACTCCGGTCTGTGCCGCGACCAAGACTGAAGCCGAAGACAAGATGGCGCTGATCAACAAGCTGCCGCTTCAGATCGACGCGCTGTCGCTGCTCGCCGAAGCCCTCAATTACGATTTCGCCTCCAAGGATCTCGACGAGCCGCTGACGACGGAAGAGCTGAAGAGCATGCAGGGCATTTTGGGCATCCGCGACGGCGTGCTGAAGAATTCGGGCAAGAGCAATCCGAGCGCGCGGGACTTCGTCACCTTCTCCGGCCGCGGCCAGGTCCAGGATGCGATGGTCGGCGGCCCCAAGGAGATCGCCGACAAATTGGAAGAAATGTTCGTCGAGCGCGGCTGCGACGGTTTTGTCATCGCCGCGACCTATGTGCCCGGCTCCTACGCGGATTTCGTGCGCCATGTCGTGCCGGAATTGCAGCGCCGCGGCTTGTTCCAGCAGGACTATCGCGGCAAGACGCTACGGGAAAATCTCGGGCTGAAGCGGCCGGCTGCCGGCGCCTGGAAAGTGCAGCCGCGCGATGCCGCGGAATAACAACGAGGACAGGACATGCGCTGGCTGAAATTCACCGCCTCGGGCAAAACTTCCTGGGGGATCATTGAAGGCGACCAGGTGATCGCGGTCGACGGCGATCCCTTCAGCGAATGGCAGCGCACCTCGCGCACGCATCCGCTGTCGCAAGTGAAGATCGAGCTGCCGCTGATCCCGCGCACCTTCTATTGCGTCGGCTTGAACTATTTGAAGCACCTGAAGGAGGCCGCCGACAAGCGCGGCGAAGTGCCGGCCGTCCCTGACAGACCCGAGATCGGCTATCGCGCCCAGAACGCGCTGATCGCGCATGACGAGGAGGTCGTGATCCCGTCCTTCGCGACGGACAAAATCCACTATGAGGGTGAGCTCGTCGTCGTCATCGGCAAGAAGGTGAAGCATCTCACCAGACAGAATGCGATGGACTGCATATTCGGTTACACCATCGGCAACGACGTCAGCGAGCGCAGCTGGCAGAAGGCCGACCGCAGCCTGTGGCGGTCGAAGAACGCCGACACGTTCAAGCCGATGGGCCCGTGGATCGAGACCGAGGCCGATCTCGTCAAAATGCAGACCATCGTCCGGGTCAACGGCAAGGAGACCAACCGCTTCCACACCAACGACATGATCTTCGGCGTGGTGCCGTTCCTGGTCGAGTTGACCAAGTATTTTACGCTGTGGCCCGGCGACGTGATCTGGATGGGCACGGACGGCGCCTCACCCGACATCAAGCACGATGACGTCGTCGAGATCGACATCACCGGCATCGGTACGCTACGCAACCGGTTCGTGCGGGAGGAGCGCTAGGCTGCTTGCGTGATGGGGCGCGGCGCAGGAACACTTTTTGCGCACCCTACGCAACTCGATCAAAACGGCAGCACTATCTTCGTTAAATCCGGATTCGGATCAGCTTGTGGCTCCTGAGCGGCCCTTCACATGATCGATAAAGGCTCGCAACTTCGGCATGATTTGTCGATGGCCGGGATAGTAGAGGAACACCCCCGGCGTCATCGGCGCGAATTGCTCCAGCACGTGGACGAGTTTTCCCGTCGTCACGGCACCGGCGGCGAGCGGTGCGGGCACTTGCGCAAGACCCACACCTTCGACGGCGGCGCCGAGCATCGTGGGAAAGTCGTTGGCGATGAAAGGTCCCGAAACGGCGATCTCGATCGAACGACCGTTGTCGTTGAGCGACCATGATGCAAGCCCACCATTCGATCGTCGCAATCTCAAGCAGGCATGCTCACGCAAATCTTCCGGGCGCTCGAGCCGGCCGCGGCCGGCGAGGTAATCCGGGCTGCCGACGATGATGAGAGGTAACGGCTTCGTCAGGCGCACCGCGACCATATCGGGGGCGATGAACTGGCCCAATCTGATGCCAGCATCGAAACCTTCGGCTGCGAGGTCGACCAATTCCTCGCTTGCCGCAAGCTCCACCTCGATCTCGGGAAATGCCCGGCAGAACGACGCGACCAGCGGCTCCAGCAGGATCGGCACGACCGAGCGGGGTACGGTGAGACGCAAGAGCCCGGTCGGTCGCTGTCCGAGTTCACGCGCGGCGCCGCTTGCAGCGACGAGCTCCTCGAAGGCGGGCCTTGCGCGCGCAAGAAATCTCTCGCCGGCCTCGCTCAGACCGACGCTACGGGTCGTGCGGATGAAGAGCACGGCGCCGACGCGCGCCTCCAGTGCGCGTACCGCCTGACTGATTGCCGACGGCGTTACCCCGAGTTCAGCGGCCGCTCGACGGAAACTGCGGTGCTGGGCGACACTCAGGAACGCCTCCACGCCGTCGAGTGCACCGTGCCTGACTGTGAAGTTTTGCTTCATGGCCCATCAACATTATCGCGAATAGTCGCCGGCGCAAAGCAGACTTACATCCAGCTTGGCACATCGGCAGCACAGCTGCGTGCGCTGACACTCGCGACACCACGGCGACCGCCGTTATCGGAGAAATGAGACCGATGAAAGCAATCCGTCACGCCGTCTTGGCACTCACCCTCACACTGATAGGCGCTACTTCCATGGCCGATACGTCCCCTGCCCAAGCACAAGCCGCATCGCCCACAACCGGGGTGATGGTCATCCTGACCGTCAAGCCGGGCGTCACACGCGAACAGGTCATGGCCGTCATGCCCGATGAAATCAGGCAGACCGTACAGCTCTATCTCAATGGAAAGGTTCGTGAATGGTATTCGCGATCTGATGGGCGCGGAGCCGTGTTTCTGCTGGATGTCGAGGATGTTGCCGTTGCGCACGCAACCATGGAAGGGCTGCCGCTGGCGAAGCAAGACCTCATCGATCACGAGTACATCGCAGTCGGCCCGCTTCAGCCGCTCCGCCTGCTCATGACCAAACCCTGACTGGTCGCCGACGTCGAACCGAATCGACTGGCTTCGACCTCACCCGACCGGATGGACAATCACAAGGGAATCGGAACGTGCCCCCGAGCTTCAACCTTCCATTCGTCCTCAGCGTCGCCGGAGCCTTCCTAACAAGCTCGGTGGTCGCCTACATCTATATTTGGCCGGCGGTCCGCGCGATGCACCGTTATGACGCCCTGAGACTTCTCGCAACTTTCCATGCGTTCAGATTCTTGGGGATGAACTTCATGGTAACCGGATTCGTGTCTTCGGAGTTGAGTTCAGATTTCGCCACCAGGGTCGGATGGGGTGATCTTATCGCTGCTGTTCTCGCGCTTGTTTCAATGGCAGCACTCTCTTTCCGTTGGTCGATCGCCGTTCCGATTGTTTGGGTATTCAACATCTGGGGCACGCTGGATCTTCTGAACGCATACTACATGGGCGTAACGAAAATCCAGGATCCCGGTCTTTTCGGCGCCGGCATTTATATTCCAGCACTCTATGTGCCACTGCTGCTCGTCAGCCACGTTCTTGTCTTCATGATTCTGGCGGGAGCCGGATCAGCAGAAAAAACACCGTGACACAGCGGGAGGATCGCGATCCGCCGCGTGTCGGCTTCGATGTCCTGCTCCGCACGAACGCGCATTCCCTAAACCGTGTCCCTGCGGGGAGCCGCCCCGATCGTTGTCTGTGAAGAAAAGCACCCCTCGTAGAGGAACACCGATGAACACCGATGCTGTTTCCGCCGCCGTGATCGCTTCGCGTCCCGCTTGGCGCAGCCTGACGTGGACCGTTCCATTCACGGCACTGTGGACTTGGTTGATTTACTCGCTACCCGTGCTCCCGGAGAGCGGCGTTCCGGCCGTGGCCGTTCGGCTGATGGCCCATGGGCTCATGGCTCTTGGCTTGTGGCTCGCCCTCGAAAACACCAAGTTGACGCCAACACAACGCCAAACGAC
Coding sequences:
- a CDS encoding Ldh family oxidoreductase, coding for MPIVKADRLTRISAALLRAAGASEEEADAVAIGCVNANLAGHDSHGVIAIPTYIDRIKAGHIVPGAKWTIVQESLTTTVIDGHWGFGFHVNAKAMALTIEKAKTANLAACTVFRQSHVGRLAAYPLMAMREGMIGIATADSGRSPKHVAPFGGKEARLGTNPISIAVPSDLDTPFYLDMATSAVAAGKIQLAVARGEEIPNGWIIDAEGRHTTDPTQYRKGGALLPLGGSEGYKGSGLAAMVEVLCGLLTGLGFGVEPTGRHNDGCFMAVFNVAAFRPLKEFKREVAEFARYLKSTPLSEGSKGVFYPGEVEGLREQQRLRDGIEIEDATWEKMRALVRDYRLDTVLDLA
- a CDS encoding LLM class flavin-dependent oxidoreductase, with product MTRQMVLVGFLQAQNCTNLPSSWRHPDSRDDSMSADYYQEIARILEAGKFHMAFFDDRLAMPDRYGNDHAHTVEYGIRCVKMDPLIVLTTMGLVTDKLGLGATCSTTYYEPFDVARRFATLDLMSGGRAGWNVVTSLNDGEAFNMGRDSHPEHDARYDRADEFMEVVLGHWDTWEDGALIMDKQSGRFADPTKVKRLDHKGPAFKSRGPFTVPRSDQGHPVIIQAGASGRGQRFAGRWAEVIFTASRNLASAREGYAAVRNEAAKADRDPDQMFLCNLTTPVCAATKTEAEDKMALINKLPLQIDALSLLAEALNYDFASKDLDEPLTTEELKSMQGILGIRDGVLKNSGKSNPSARDFVTFSGRGQVQDAMVGGPKEIADKLEEMFVERGCDGFVIAATYVPGSYADFVRHVVPELQRRGLFQQDYRGKTLRENLGLKRPAAGAWKVQPRDAAE
- a CDS encoding fumarylacetoacetate hydrolase family protein, which translates into the protein MRWLKFTASGKTSWGIIEGDQVIAVDGDPFSEWQRTSRTHPLSQVKIELPLIPRTFYCVGLNYLKHLKEAADKRGEVPAVPDRPEIGYRAQNALIAHDEEVVIPSFATDKIHYEGELVVVIGKKVKHLTRQNAMDCIFGYTIGNDVSERSWQKADRSLWRSKNADTFKPMGPWIETEADLVKMQTIVRVNGKETNRFHTNDMIFGVVPFLVELTKYFTLWPGDVIWMGTDGASPDIKHDDVVEIDITGIGTLRNRFVREER
- a CDS encoding LysR family transcriptional regulator, with product MKQNFTVRHGALDGVEAFLSVAQHRSFRRAAAELGVTPSAISQAVRALEARVGAVLFIRTTRSVGLSEAGERFLARARPAFEELVAASGAARELGQRPTGLLRLTVPRSVVPILLEPLVASFCRAFPEIEVELAASEELVDLAAEGFDAGIRLGQFIAPDMVAVRLTKPLPLIIVGSPDYLAGRGRLERPEDLREHACLRLRRSNGGLASWSLNDNGRSIEIAVSGPFIANDFPTMLGAAVEGVGLAQVPAPLAAGAVTTGKLVHVLEQFAPMTPGVFLYYPGHRQIMPKLRAFIDHVKGRSGATS